The Deinococcus puniceus genome segment CTGGACTTGCAGAACTTGCCGCGTACCGTGACCGTCATCGGCGGCGGCGTCATCGGCTGCGAGTACGCCAGCATGTTCGCCGCGCTGGGCGTGCGCGTGACCCTGATCGACAAGCGCCCACGTCTGCTGGAATTCGTGGATTTTGAAATTACGGATGTGCTGGCCTACCAGATGCGCCAAAACCGCATGACCCTGCGGCTGGGGGAGGCCGTAAAAACGGTGGAACAAGTCACCGACCAGTTGGGCCAGCGCGTGCGCGTCACGCTCGCCAGCGGCAAAGAGATCGTGAGCGACATGGTGCTGTATTCCATTGGGCGCGTCGGGGCCACCGCCAAACTGAACCTAGAGGCAGCGGGCCTCAGCGCCGATGACCGGGGCAGAATTACCGTCAACGCGCACTACCAGACGGCGGTGCATCACATCTACGCGGTGGGCGACGTGATCGGCTTTCCGTCCTTAGCCAGCGTCAGCATGGAGCAGGGCCGCCTCGCCACCTGCCACGCCTTCGGCATTCCCACCCAAAGCGTGCCGGAACTGTTCCCCTACGGCATCTACACCATTCCCGAAATCAGTACGGTGGGCAAAAACGAGGAAGAACTGACGGCGGCGGGTGTACCTTACGAAATTGGCAAGGCCCAATACCGGGAAATCGCACGCGGCCAAATCATTGGTGACGAGCAGGGTACGTTGAAACTGATCTTCCACCTCGAAACCCGCGAACTCTTGGGCGTTCATATCATCGGTACGGGTGCAAGCGAACTGATTCACATCGGTCAGGCGGTCATGGCCTTTGGCGGAACCGTGGATTACTTCGTGAATACGGTCTTCAACTACCCCACGTTGGCCGAATGCTACAAAACAGCGGCCTTCGACGGCATCAACAGGCTGGGAAGCTCGCCCGCTCTAGAGCCGAAGCTGGAACCTGCGGCGGCGGTTGGCGAAGTCGTTTAAGAATCAGAGGCAAGACTGTAGCAAAGATGACCAGATTTGAGGACGCCCAATAAGTCTCAGGCCCATTCTTAGACCAGCAACAGTTCTACTTAACATCAGCTCAGTGGCAGCTCAAGCCTCAGCGAAAGTCCTTGTCATCTTTGCCCCGCCCTGCCATGAAACCCTCTGGGAGTTCACTTCTCGGAGGTTTTCCTATGAAAAAGCGTTCTCTGTTGGCCCTGACGACTTGTCTTGCTCTCTGTGTTCCCGCTTCCTTGGCAGGCGGCGCACAAAACAGCCCAGTGGCGGCGGTCAGTACCGCCCAAGTCTCCAACGACACCGATGTGCTGTTCATGGAAGTCATGACCATGAGCAACCTCACCGAGATTCAAACCTCGCGCTTGGCCTTGCAAAAGAGTAGCAACGCCGAAGTGCGGGCCTTTGCTCAGGAAATGATTGTGGAACACACCAAAGCTCAGGCCGAGCTGAACGCCATCGCGCAGGCCAAAGGCATTAAGCTGGCCGACAAGCCCGGTGCAGATCAGCGCCTGCAATACAACAAACTCACCACCCTGTCCGGGGCCGCCTTCGACGCTGAATACAAGAAGGTGCAGGTGGACGGCCACGCCATGACCCTGAAGTTGATCCAAACGTACCGCACTGTTGCTAAGGACGCACAGGCCGCTGCCTACGCCGCCAAAACCCAGCCTGTGGTCGCAGAGCATCTGGAACACGCGAGGATGCTGCCCGGTTCCTAAAAAGATTCTGGAACACAAGCAGCTGATAGAACTTCACGAGAAAGCGGCCCAACTCCAATTCAGGAGCGGGCCGCTTTTTGTTGTGGCTTTAACCTTAAGCTGCGCCGACTTTCTTGGCAATAATGCCCTCGATATAGCCCACTACGCTCTTCAGAGGCACACGGGTCAGCACGTCCTCAAGGAAGGCCGTGACCAGCATCTTCTCGGCCTGTTCCTCGCGAATCCCGCGAGACTTCAGGAAGAAGAGCTGCTCCTGATCCACTGGCCCGGTGGTGCTGCCGTGAGAGCAGCGCACATCGTTGGCGTTGATTTCCAGCTGTGGCACGCTGTAATTGCGGGCGTCGCTGGACAGCATCAGGGTGCGGTGCTTCTGGTAGGCGTCGGTTTTTTGGGCGTGCAGGTCTACCTTGATCATGCCGCTGAACACGCCGACGCTCTGGTCATCGCCCACGCCCTTGTACAGCAGATCGCTGTGCGCGTTGGCGGCGGCGTGGTGCTGCAAAGTGTAGTGGTCAAAGTGCTGGTCTTCGTTGGCAAAGTACAGCGCCAGCATCTCGGAATCGCTGCCCTGGCCGCGTAGGTAGCTCTGCATCTCGGTGCGGCTCAGCGTCCCGCCCATCGTCACCACGAGGCTGTTCAGGGTGGCGTCTTTGCCCACGTCGCCGCGCTGCCGCTGAATGTGGGTCACGCCCTTGCCCCAGTTCTGAATGGACACGTAGCGCAGGCGTGCGCCGTCGCCCACCACGAGTTCCACCGCGCCAATCGCGTAGGTGCCGGGCAGGTCTTCACTGTCCTGCTCGTCAATGAAGGTGACGCTGCTGTTGGCTTCGGCCACCACCAGAGTACGGGTCGCCGTGTAGGTTCCGGCCTCGCTCATCACGCGGAAGCTTCCCAGCGGCAATTCCACTTCCACACCGCGCGGCACGTACACGAACGCGCCGTTCGTCCACAGGGCCGCCGCCAGCGCACTAAATTTGCCTTCACTGGGGTCAGGCGACTTGCTGGGCGTGGTGCCGGGGGCGGCGATGGTAGTGTCGTCGGGCACCTCGGCAGGAACTACGCTGTAGAGGTACTGCTGCACCTTGTCGGCGTGCTGCTCCACGGCAGTTTTCAGGTCAGTGAAGATCACGCCTTTGGCCACCAGTTCGGCAGGGAGTTCGGTGCGGTACACCACGTCAGGGCCGTCCAGTACAAGGAACGCGCCTACATCAGTTCCGTTGAGGCGCTCCTGCACACTGGCAGGCAACGAGGCGACATCGGCCACAACTTCGCGCTTGCCGTGGGGCCGGAGTTCATTGAAATCCACAGTGACTTGCGTGTATTTCCACGCTTCCACGCCTTCATGCGGCACTTCCAGCGTATTGAAAAGGTCTAGGCTTTCACGGCGCTTGCTGGTTAGCCAATCAGGGCCGCCCGCCGCAAGCAGTTCAGTGGTAAAGGGGGTTTGGGTCATTGATTCTCCTGTAACGCAGCCACATGAGCCAGCAGAGGCTTCGATTATGCGAAAAACGATTCGACTTCGACGATGACGCCGAACGGTGTATTGAAATAGAAGGTCAGGCGTCCGTGATTCTCGCTGGGGCCGGGAATCTGGTAGCCGCCCGCCGTCAATTCGGCGTGAATGGCCCGCACTTGCTCCGGCGTGTCTTGCAAAAAGCCGATATGGAAGACTTTGGGGTAATTCACGTCTTTGCTTTTGAAGACAGAGATCAGAGAGCCGTCATCGTCGCGTAGAAAAGTCATGTTGTCGTTACGCGGCATCCCGTCCGCTTGCTTCAAGCCAAAGTAACGCTCGAAGATTTCTACGGCTACGGGAACATCTGTGACGCCTAGGTTGATGTGGTTGAGTTTCAAGTGTCTCCTAGATGTTCGGTCTATCTTCTCGTGAAATACCGTCTGAAATCACGATCAATTCGGCTGGATTTTCGCCCTCGTTCCGTGCCTGATGCACCAGCTGCGGGGCAATCTCTAGCCCCTGCTGCGGCCTCAGCTTGAAAACTTCGCCCTCTAATTCGAGCGTCAGTTCACCGCTCAGGACATAGAAAAACTGGCGCACCCGCGAATGCTTATGCTTAATTTCTTGTGTGGTGAGGAGCGTTGGAGAAAAATCATGATTCGTCATCATTGGCAATTATTTCTTCTGTAATACCTGTGCCACTGACAGAATGTTGGTAAATAGCTCTTTCCTCTAGAGGAACATCTTGAGGTGTAGGAAATGAAACAGACTTCTTAAGCAGAATCCTTGAAATAAGAAAGTCCAGAAGTTCTTGACTGTAGTTTAAGTCAGATGAGTCATACTGCTTTTTATCTGCATTGACTAGAGCTTCTACAATCTGTATTCCATCATTGCTTTTTCTGAATTCAGTTAAGAAAATACAATAACCCGTCCAGCTACGATGCACATAAAGGTAAGGTGATTCAAAATAGATGAACCATTTATCTTCCATCTCTCTTGGCTTGAAGCCTTGAATAATTAGACGGAATTCATCAGCAGTATAAGTACGAGAAAAATCTAAAACAGACCGTTTCTTAGGAAGCTCAAAGCGTCGTCGCCATGAATCTTTTGTGAC includes the following:
- a CDS encoding DUF4142 domain-containing protein; its protein translation is MKKRSLLALTTCLALCVPASLAGGAQNSPVAAVSTAQVSNDTDVLFMEVMTMSNLTEIQTSRLALQKSSNAEVRAFAQEMIVEHTKAQAELNAIAQAKGIKLADKPGADQRLQYNKLTTLSGAAFDAEYKKVQVDGHAMTLKLIQTYRTVAKDAQAAAYAAKTQPVVAEHLEHARMLPGS
- the sufD gene encoding Fe-S cluster assembly protein SufD, with product MTQTPFTTELLAAGGPDWLTSKRRESLDLFNTLEVPHEGVEAWKYTQVTVDFNELRPHGKREVVADVASLPASVQERLNGTDVGAFLVLDGPDVVYRTELPAELVAKGVIFTDLKTAVEQHADKVQQYLYSVVPAEVPDDTTIAAPGTTPSKSPDPSEGKFSALAAALWTNGAFVYVPRGVEVELPLGSFRVMSEAGTYTATRTLVVAEANSSVTFIDEQDSEDLPGTYAIGAVELVVGDGARLRYVSIQNWGKGVTHIQRQRGDVGKDATLNSLVVTMGGTLSRTEMQSYLRGQGSDSEMLALYFANEDQHFDHYTLQHHAAANAHSDLLYKGVGDDQSVGVFSGMIKVDLHAQKTDAYQKHRTLMLSSDARNYSVPQLEINANDVRCSHGSTTGPVDQEQLFFLKSRGIREEQAEKMLVTAFLEDVLTRVPLKSVVGYIEGIIAKKVGAA
- a CDS encoding VOC family protein, with amino-acid sequence MKLNHINLGVTDVPVAVEIFERYFGLKQADGMPRNDNMTFLRDDDGSLISVFKSKDVNYPKVFHIGFLQDTPEQVRAIHAELTAGGYQIPGPSENHGRLTFYFNTPFGVIVEVESFFA
- a CDS encoding cupin domain-containing protein, translating into MTNHDFSPTLLTTQEIKHKHSRVRQFFYVLSGELTLELEGEVFKLRPQQGLEIAPQLVHQARNEGENPAELIVISDGISREDRPNI